Proteins encoded within one genomic window of Psilocybe cubensis strain MGC-MH-2018 chromosome 2, whole genome shotgun sequence:
- a CDS encoding Carbonic anhydrase — protein sequence MGTRKVFSVQLGLQLSIVKYKALVRRLARIGLVLSNLTTPLKSAIRLEIPVMLTLHQFTLFMSSVFLLPLLVSSHPVLVNYQSSTPSHETVPKQVANAQITLGVFSNSTNPDLHTLQALYDGNQKFRESADFQADEAEDESPSFMFLSCSDNRWSPNSIFSTPAGSIITHTNIANQYSHRDASVNSAIAYAVESVHVQHIIVLGHYGCKGVETAITESSKISRLVRKWVRPISAMYAISRRQEIVILRDSRKPRRGQDDGIKTAPPASDPGFRALVEENVKRGVKELRTNTAITQAHARHIKTAKNEDIDVFVHGFVYDESTGEVHNLNISFGPPGKTIPSVPFKALATARNFHRDHDRPGISKGKTWDFGAH from the exons ATGGGGACGCGAAAGGTCTTTTCCGTACAGCTAGGACTGCAATTATCTATCGTCAAGTATAAGGCGCTGGTCCGTCGACTTGCACGTATAGGCCTGGTGCTATCCAACCTCACAACACCGCTCAAATCAGCGATAAGACTTGAAATTCCCGTCATGCTTACTTTGCATCAATTCACGCTTTTCATGTCTTCTGTGTTTCTCCTTCCACTACTAGTGTCGTCACATCCTGTTCTTGTAAACTATCAATCATCTACGCCATCTCATGAAACCGTTCCTAAGCAAGTCGCAAATGCTCAAATAACCCTGGGGGTGTTCTCGAATTCTACCAACCCCGATTTGCACACTCTACAAGCCCTGTACGATGGCAATCAGAAATTTCGGGAGAGTGCCGATTTTCAAGCAGATGAAGCAGAGGATGAAA GTCCCTCTTTCATGTTTCTTAGCTGCTCTGACAACAG ATGGAGCCCAAACTCTATCTTTAGTACACCTGCAGGATCTATCATTACGCATACGAATATTGCTAACCAATATTCACACCGAGACGCAAGTGT AAATTCTGCCATTGCATATGCCGTAGAGTCTGTTCATGTTCAACATATCATTGTTCTTGGACACTACGGGTGCAAAGGTGTCGAGACAGCTATAACGGAATCGAGCAAAATCAGTCGCCTGGTTAGAAAATGGGTCAGACCTATATCCGCCATGTATGCCATTTCCAGAAG GCAGGAGATTGTGATTCTTCGTGACTCTCGAAAGCCTCGAAGGGGTCAAGACGATGGGATCAAGACAGCACCTCCCGCATCTGACC CTGGCTTTCGAGCTCTCGTCGAAGAGAATGTCAAACGTGGTGTCAAAGAACTTCGCACCAACACCGCTATAACTCAG GCTCATGCAAGGCATATCAAAACCGCAAAAAATGAGGACATAGACGTCTTTGTACATGGGTTTGTCTATGATGAAAGTACAGGGGAGGTTCATAACCTTAACATTTCTTTTGGACCCCCTGGCAAGACAATCCCCTCTGTTCCATTCAAGGCCCTTGCGACTGCAAGAAATTTTCACAGAGATCATGATCGTCCTGGTATCTCCAAGGGCAAGACCTGGGATTTTGGTGCCCACTAA